The region ccacttgtgtgggttgtagactccgtctcatgctaccactagagtgaaagcaccgccagcattcaaaagtgaccaaaacatcagccaggaagcataggaactgagaagtggtctgtggtccccacctgcagaatcactcctttattgggggtgtcttgctaaatgcctataatttccacctgttgtctattccatttgcacaacagcatgagaaatttattgtcaatcagtgttgcttcctcagtggacagtttgatttcacagaagtgtgattgacttggagttacattgtgttgtttaagtgttccctttatttttttgagcagtgtataattgtCCCCCCACTtttaaaaccaaagttgcaccgCTGCTGCCATCTAACAGTGCCTAGGTGTGACGCTCTTCGATGTGACGCCTCACAACAGATGTACTCTATGATGCTCAGTGATCTGAGCGGTGATGCGCCCTACCTTAGCCAGCGTGTCCTCATCCATGTGGTTCTTCTGCATGATGTGCTGCAGCGCAAAGTAGATCTTCTCCTGGAGCTTCTGCACCTTCCTGGGCTCCATCAGCCACGGCCGGTCTGACAAAGGAACACACAACCACATCACatgccaatcaatcaatcaaatgtattaataaagccctttttttacatcagcagatggcacaaagtgcttatacagaaacccagcctgaaaccccgaagaggaagcaatgcagatgtagaagcacggcggcTCCGTAAAACTCCCTgtaaaggcaggaacctaggaataaATTGTGTCCGTCTTACTACTAATAAAGACAGCCTCAGCAATGTCAGTCACTGTGACCGCAGCATTCTCCAGCCAGGCAGTGCCTCTGTAAGGTCTGCCTGTAGGTGGCAGCAGAAGGTAACTGTGGCTGTGTGTCGTCAGTACTGACCTGTGGAGATGAGCACTGCTGCGGAGAACAGAGCAATTTCCTCCTCAGTGAGCTGCAAAGAGCACAGACTCTTGGCAAAGTCAAACACCGCGCTGACCAGATCGTCACAGCCtgagagagacaatagagaggCGGTCAATTCATTGTCATAGTTATATGTTGTCcagagcattatgggtactgtagtacatcatgctaCTTAGATGACAGTCGATGAGGTGGTACAGTAGCGCTAGCAGCAGTGCCTTACCTAGAGCTTTGAACATCTGCATGCCCCCGTACTTCCCCTCAAACAGCACTGTGTTGTTGAGCGGGTTAAACGCCCGACACATTCTAACCAGGACCACCTCCAGacaacctagagagagagagagagagacacgttgatgactttttgctaATCCAATATGTTTTTCATGTTGGTGCTACATCGTtgatccatttaaaaaaaaaaaaaaattaaaggatGTGGAAACATGGTTGTTTCAATcagcattttttattttactaggcaagtcagttaagaacaaattcttattttcaatgacggcctaggagcagtgcctgttcaggggcagaatggcagatttgtatcttgtcagctcggggattcaaacttgcaacctttcggttactagtccaacactctaaccactaggctaccctgccgccccagtaggTCAGCAGTGTCAGCTCACCTGACTTGAGCAGAAGGATCTGGTCATTCTGGCACAGCTCCATGAAGCCTGAAATGCGCTTGGCAAACTCCACCACATACTGGATGGCATGGGTGATCTGGATGGCACACTGCTGCCACAGCATGTCTCGCGTCTGCAGAGAAATACACACGTTCAGAACTTCTGTGCAGACCTATCGACGCGTGTCATGACAGCTCGTATACACACTGCTATAGCACTTCCGCAAGTGCAAACAAATAGAAACCGTATTTAACACACGTTTATGCCACAGGACTATGCCCACAACAAGACGCGCAGAGTTGTATTTCCCTTTTTACAGTTCAATGAAGTACCATACAGGAACAGGGAAAATGCATACTTAGAAAATTGTCAGCTCCCTCGCTACTCAGAATATCCAAAGTACAATATCAGCAAATTGCTTTTGTGTGTTCTATAGTGTCTGTCTGTAAGATGAATCTCTATGGAGAAGATTTCAAAGGGTTCTTCTGTAATGACCCATAATCCATTAGACACAGAGGAATGAGAGAAGTCACGGTGATATAAAAGAACTAGtgctgtttcacacacacacacacaggcaggcggagaaaaggagcgagagagagatagaaacagaagAAGGAGAAacgagcagagaaagagagaacttgagggaaaaaaagagacagaaagagaggggggtgagattCTATAGACAACCAGAGTTTGGAAGAGAATGAGGGCAGTTGGTATAGGGAACAAAAGAGACATTGGATGACAATAGAGTTGGGAGGTGCTCAGAGGTTGTACTGTAGGTTAGTGAGCAGTGTAAACTCGGCTGGTCACAaggaatacatacacacaccacaggaggctgctgataggaggacggctcataacaatgGCCGGGAACggtgcaaatggaatggcatcaaacacctggaaaccatggaaaccatgtgtttccTGTATTTGGTACCATTCTCCTGATTCTGCTCCAGTAATTGccacaagcccatcctccccaattaaggtgccaccgacCTCCTGTGAGGTACACACACTCGTCACACTCACTTTGCTCTGGTACATCTTGATGTCATCGTAGGAGTGTGTTTGCCAGGCCAGCTGCTGGAGCTCATCTGCTGTGTATTGACAGGTCTCCAGGTGAGACTTTATAATGTTCTGGGCGATACGAtctatggagggagagggggtgaagatACAGAGTCAGACACACTCGAGCAAAACGGTAGCTTACCATTCATTGTCTATGGAGCATGAAACCAATGAACCGTACCCAAGCTTAATGAAAACAAACTTTATTCAACTTCCGAAGGTTTCAGTCCTCATGCAACTTTCTATGTAGTCTGTTTATTTTGATGTATCTGAATCTGAATTGTAGAAAATAATTGTTGGGCTAATTGAAACGGGGTGTAGAAAACAGCAGAACGGATCTTTAAAAGAATCAGCTAATGTATTGTGTGCCCCATCCAAGTATGTGACAACTCCAGTAGAGAGTACACTAGTAAAACTGTGTTCAGCTGACTTGACATTGCAACCTTAGTAAGGCAGGCAACACTCAAGCTTCACTCTGTAATCTGACAGGGTGTTTCTTGCATTAATGGGCTGAGCTTCAATATGATGCCCCCCCCTAGGAAAGTCTGATCTCAGGTTGCTCACACTGCTTATCACAATGACAGCTTATCACACTTAGCCTCGCCATGACACCTTCCTGTTCAAATCATCAACTAAGGCCTAGTGTCTTCCTGCCCCCTACCACACTCGGGCCTCATCATGTCATGCACCTAATGTTTTTGAAGGCGGCACTGATGGTCCAATTGAACACCTGTGAATAAACTTAACCCTAAGTTACCTAGCTCTCCCATGCTGACATTGCTTGGCGCCAGCTGACTGTCCTGGTAGGAGCTGTAGTTGAACAGGTTGGTCACAGGGGTCAGGTCGTACACAGGCTCCTGTTTTATGTGCTTCATGCCCGCCATGTCCAGGCCTGACTGATCCGGGGAGGGCTGGGTGGAGTCCATACCGTGGTAGTAGCCGCCGGGGGCACCACCGTTCACCTGGCCCTTGGGAAGCTCGATAACGTGGCCGTTGGCGTAGGTGCCTCCGATCTCGTGGTTGAGGGTGTTGAGGCCGTTGGTCAGGCTGGAGGAGTAGACGCGCGCCAGGGCCTCTGCCTCACCAGTCTGCTGCTGCCGCTCATTCAGGATCCGCTGCTGGTGCTTCTGCACCTCGGCGTACAGGCTGTCTCGCTGCTTCTTTGACATGCGGCCAAACTTCACCGCTACGCACAGAGGGAGGGTTCTTTATTAGTCACATTGTGTTTGGTTTCTCTCTCAGCTTCACCTGTGCTTTTACATTCCAGAGATTACAGTAGTATTTGAcaatcttaaagggatagtttgtgATTTTGACAATGAAGCCCTTCATCTATTTCCATAGAGTCAGataaacttgtggataccatttttgttTCTGCgcccagtatgaaggaagtttgaGGTAGTTTCGCAAGCCAATGGTAACTAGCGTTAGCGCTAGCATGCTAGCTGTAACCAAATCCTTTCAGTTTTTGCGCTAAGCTAGTTAacattggctcgcgaaactacctcGAACTTACATACTGGACGCAGAgacaaaaatggtatccacgagtttaTCTGACTCTAGGGAAATAGATGAAGGGCTTCATTGTCAAAATCGCAAACTATCCCTTTACGTAAGCAAGTGTCTACActtgtgtatgtatttgtgtatacgttcatgtgtgTGTCGAAGCAGTCTCACCATCTCTGGACATTCCGAGTGCGAGACACTTCTGTAAGCGGCAGTGTTGGCAGCGGTTTCGGTTGGTCCTGTCGATCAGACAGTTCCTCTGGCGAGGGCAGGAGTAGGCGGCGTTGTTCTGCTGACTACGTCTGAAGAACCCCTACAGGACAACCACAAACACGAGCGGTCAGTCAATGTTTTgtaaataaaggaaaatataggAAAGAAGATATAAAACAAAATGACAGAGGAGAAGGATGGACAGAGGgaacaacagagctgtgttgacAACTCACTTTGCAGCCCTCACATGTGATGACTCCATAGTGGATTCCTGATGACTTGTCTCCGCAAATTTTGCATGGTATAACTTCGATTTGGGCtgtgaacagagagaggggaggggaaaacaCACATACCTGAGTTACATAACCGTTTTATTGGATCACacacacttcaaatcaaattttatttgtcacatacacatggttagcagatattaatgcgagtgtagcgaaatgcttgtgcttctagttccgacaatgcagtaataaccaacaagtaatctaactaacaattccaaaactactgtcttatacacagtgtaaggggataaagaatatgtacataaggatatatgaatgagtgatggtacagagcagcataggcaggatacagtagatggtatcgagtacagtatatacatgaggtgagtatgtaaacaaagtggcatagttaaagtggctagtgatacatgtattacataaggatgcagtcgatgatatatagagtacagtatatacgtatgcatatgagatgaataatgtagggtaagtaacattatataaggtagcattgtttaaagtggctagtgatatatttacatcatttcccatcaattcccattattaaagtggctggagttgagtcagtgtcagtgtcagtgtgttggcagcagccactcaatgttagtggtggctgtttaacagtctgatggccttgagatagaagctgtttttcagtctctcggtcccagctttgatgcacctgtactgacctcgccttctggatgatagcggggtgaacaggcagtggctcaggtggttgatgtccttgatgatctttatggccttcctgtaacatcgggtggtgtaggtgtcctggagggcaggtagtttgcccccggtgatgcgttgtgcagacctcactaccctctggagagccttacggttgtgggcggagcagttgccgtaccaggcggtaatacagcccgccaggatgctctcgattgtgcatctgtagaagtttgtgagtgcttttggtgacaaacctaatttcttcagcctcctgaggttgaagaggcgctgctgcgccttcttcacgatgctgtctgtgtgagtggaccaattcagtttgtctgtgatgtgtatgccgaggaacttaaaacttgctaccctctccactactgttccatcgatgtggataggggggtgttccctctgctgtttcctaaagtccacaatcatctccttagttttgttgacgttgagtgtgaggttattttcctgacaccacactccgagggccctcacctcctccctgtaggccgtctcgtcgttgttggtaatcaagcctaccactgttgtgtcgtc is a window of Oncorhynchus mykiss isolate Arlee chromosome 11, USDA_OmykA_1.1, whole genome shotgun sequence DNA encoding:
- the rorb gene encoding nuclear receptor ROR-beta, whose protein sequence is MRAQIEVIPCKICGDKSSGIHYGVITCEGCKGFFRRSQQNNAAYSCPRQRNCLIDRTNRNRCQHCRLQKCLALGMSRDAVKFGRMSKKQRDSLYAEVQKHQQRILNERQQQTGEAEALARVYSSSLTNGLNTLNHEIGGTYANGHVIELPKGQVNGGAPGGYYHGMDSTQPSPDQSGLDMAGMKHIKQEPVYDLTPVTNLFNYSSYQDSQLAPSNVSMGELDRIAQNIIKSHLETCQYTADELQQLAWQTHSYDDIKMYQSKTRDMLWQQCAIQITHAIQYVVEFAKRISGFMELCQNDQILLLKSGCLEVVLVRMCRAFNPLNNTVLFEGKYGGMQMFKALGCDDLVSAVFDFAKSLCSLQLTEEEIALFSAAVLISTDRPWLMEPRKVQKLQEKIYFALQHIMQKNHMDEDTLAKLIGRIPTLSALCTLHTEELQAFQQLHPETVNVLFPPLYKELFNPDPNAAITIPK